In one Mauremys mutica isolate MM-2020 ecotype Southern chromosome 3, ASM2049712v1, whole genome shotgun sequence genomic region, the following are encoded:
- the LOC123366404 gene encoding nephrocan-like — protein sequence MHLSYVLLILFPLYNGLSTTCPRRCNCDSTQSVQCYRVLQVPREIPANARRLYISHSKIKHLQISDFSRISCLEELILSCSGTESVEDNTFKALSTLKILELWKNKLRRIPTSLPSSLEVLKLGDNSISVLHESDFEGLKKLRVLDIQNNLILAVSFSTLSSLCSLQSLTLDGNNMESVSGPLKLPELKYLSMENNKLHSFSGSFFAPLQHLQFLRLTGNLLTKVPLNLPKSLLSLKLERNQLKIIRFRDMKHLENLSELFLSENQLSSVDGAQLLPNLTTLELSRNHLQTMPLRLSARLQKLDCSNNFIQRVTAQGFQDLRDLKHLFLDNNTVSTFEAGALHACAQLSNLALEQNLLISIPLRLPDTLARLDLKGNDIQDVAERELKDLKQLQVLNLRNNKISALDRKVLENLPRLRYLYLDGNPWNCTCDLLRTRRALMAKGTDVRGGQCAAPAESQGESWMSSKKILQRCEDHLSSTERGKEVRKKMKTDDLSSEGVNMDDDYYDYEID from the exons ATGCACTTGTCTTATGTTTTACTCATTTTGTTTCCTCTTTACAATGGTCTAAGTACCACCTGCCCCAGAAGATGCAATTGTGATTCTACACAGTCAGTGCAATGCTACCGGGTTCTACAGGTACCTAGAGAGATTCCTGCTAACGCCAGGCGGCTTTACATCAGCCACAGCAAAATCAAACACCTCCAG ATCTCTGACTTCAGTAGAATATCTTGCCTGGAAGAGCTTATCCTGTCTTGCAGTGGAACAGAATCGGTAGAAGATAACACCTTCAAAGCTCTGAGCACCTTGAAGATCCTGGAACTCTGGAAGAATAAATTAAGGCGCATACCCACTTCCCTCCCATCCAGCCTTGAAGTATTAAAACTTGGTGACAATTCAATTAGTGTTCTGCATGAGTCGGATTTTGAAGGCTTAAAGAAATTAAGGGTGCTTGACATTCAAAACAACTTGATTTTGGCAGTCTCTTTCAGCACACTTTCCTCCCTTTGCAGTTTACAGAGTCTGACTTTGGATGGTAATAATATGGAATCTGTGTCTGGGCCACTTAAGCTTCCCGAACTGAAGTATCTGAGTATGGAGAATAACAAACTACATTCTTTCTCAGGCAGCTTCTTTGCACCACTCCAACATTTACAATTTCTCAGATTAACTGGCAATCTTCTGACCAAGGTCCCTCTTAACCTGCCTAAGTCCCTGCTTTCATTAAAACTAGAGAGAAACCAACTCAAAATTATAAGATTTCGAGACATGAAACACCTGGAAAACCTGTCTGAGCTTTtcctctctgaaaatcagctctcatCAGTTGATGGTGCCCAGCTTCTTCCTAACTTAACCACCCTGGAGCTGTCCAGGAACCACCTCCAAACCATGCCACTCAGACTATCAGCCAGACTACAGAAACTTGACTGTAGCAATAACTTCATTCAGAGAGTGACAGCCCAGGGCTTCCAGGATCTACGAGACCTCAAGCATTTGTTTCTTGACAACAACACTGTCAGCACGTTTGAGGCTGGAGCACTTCATGCATGTGCACAACTATCTAACCTAGCACTGGAACAAAACCTGCTTATTTCCATTCCATTAAG acTTCCAGATACTCTAGCCAGGTTGGATCTAAAAGGAAATGACATACAGGATGTTGCAGAACGAGAGCTAAAGGACTTGAAACAGCTCCAGGTTTTAAATCTACGGAACAACAAGATATCTGCCTTGGATCGAAAAGTCCTGGAAAATCTGCCTCGTCTCAGGTACCTGTATTTGGATGGAAACCCTTGGAATTGCACCTGCGACCTTCTGAGAACCAGAAGAGCGCTGATGGCCAAAGGGACAGATGTCAGAGGAGGACAGTGTGCAGCACCAGCAGAAAGCCAAGGCGAAAGTTGGATGTCTTCCAAAAAGATTCTGCAGCGGTGTGAAGACCACCTCTCTTCAACTGAACGAGGCAAAGaggtcagaaaaaaaatgaagactgATGACCTCTCCAGTGAAGGTGTAAACATGGATGATGATTATTATGATTATGAAATAGATTAA